The Fibrobacter sp. UWB2 genomic interval CGAGCGTTTCAACAACGCCCGCAGAAGATCAAATGTCGCTAAATCTCTAGTCTTTGACGCAGCGGACGTTGCAATTCGAAGTCGTTTTCTGCGCGTACTTGGTCAAATCAAATTCATCTTGGCGAAGCATATAAATGTATGCAGAGCCTTCTTCATTCATGTCTGCGCTACAGAAATATGCCGAAGTCAATCGACCTGTAAAGAATCCATTTGCAGTTCGGTGTCCCGCATAGATTCCCGTAAAGCCAACAAGATCATCACCGACATGGACTATGTTATCAAATTCCTTGGGATCACTACTTAAAAGAACTTTTCTCGCCGAATAAGAATTACCGTGGAACCATAAATTGACAAAAGCATTGAGTTCATCCCATTCTTTATTAGACGGGACATGGAATCCTTCCGGGCATACATTTTCCACCTTGGCGCTAGCCCCAAGAATACCATCCCATTGATAAAGTCGCCCATACTTTTCGCAATATTCAAGAGAGTCGCCATAGCACCAGCTCGGTTCCACTTCATAGTTCAAGTTCTCGGCCATCCACACTTGATTACCGATGCCAATCGTCTTGTATTCCGAATTGTCTCGGCTATCCACCAGAACGCCCTTTACAAGTGAATCAGTCGCATATTTCCATGTGAATTTGTTGCAATAATAAATGGAATTTTGATACTGGTGATACCCCACATGATTAGCATTGCAACCATAGCCCAAAGTATATTCCATTTCGTTCGAATAGCCCATTTCTCCATTATTGCAATAGAAATAGAGCGTAGAATCCGTTTTACCACGGCGAACTTCTTCCTTTTCACCACACGGATTTGCAATTTTTTCCAGCTCCAGTACAGAACCCGTTTTATCAATATCCGTTGCCTTGCGGAATTTACCATCAACACACACAACTTCGATAGTCGAATCATTGGGTAGTTTTTGAACAATGCCTAACTCACATTTTAGATTACGAGACCAATATGCAATATAATCTTCCTCCGTACCCGTAGCAGCCCAATGCAGATAATCAGGAGCATTATCTTCCGCCTTGCATACGAGATACGAAGGCTTCCCCATGGACTCCGAAGCGAGAACCATACCAAACTTTGAAGAAACACATGCAATACCTTGTTCAACGTGAGCACTGACCCATTTGCCCTGAATAGAATCATAGGCATAGAGGAATGACGTAAAATTCGCTTTTATCACTTCACCATCATGACCTTTTTCAATGCCATACAATTCCTGAAAAGTACCGTTCGGACAAATCCAGCCCGTATCTTTAGAGCACATGTAAGGTCTTTCAACATAGCGGCTCAAAGGATTTGTAACCTTCTTTACTTCCCCATCGTTCTTGTCGGAACATTCTCCAAGACCATTTGTCTGTCCGAACACATAGCCACTCAGCTTAGTAACAAGGTAATCTGTTTTAGGAATAGACTTTACCCATAAATTTCCTTCTATCATATCAGCATATTTCGTTTTAAACGTATCGATTTTTGCCGAATCCGTTTCAAGCATCCAGAACACAGCCGTATCAGAACTCAACTGGCTAGAAAGCCTTGTATAGGGGATACGCGAAAGCATTTGCCATACGGCTTGAAGTTCCGCATCTTTTTCGTTCCCTTCAATTTGATTAGACAGTTTAATATCAAGTGAAGTGGACAACATATACTCCATAATTTCATGCTGAGCGGTTCTTTCAGCAGAATCAGAAGGTATTCCCTTTTTCATCAAGTAGAGAATCCTGTTGTACTCCATATTTGTCATAAAATTCACATAGACAGAATCCACCCTGCTCAAGTCTGCAAAGCTCCAATATCCGCTTCTCGACATTTTATTCCTAACACACATTACAATATTAGACGATTGTAATTTGAGATTTTCAAATTTGAAGACATTCGGATACGTCACATATGTTGTAAATTCGCGACCGGTCCAAGAAGCACTAGAATCCAGTTCATACAAAGTCACTTCGTACTTGGTGCCACCCCTATCAATAGAATTATAATCTTCACTTGAAATAAAAGACGCAACTCCAACTAATTTGTTTAATTCATATTCAGGAGCGTTATCTTCGCTTTCGATATTAACACCTTTAGATACTTCACTACAGCCCATCAAAGCAAGCAAACAAAGCACTATTCCTAAAACATTCAGTTTCATATTCATCTCCCCTACTTCAATGGTTCCTGCTTTGGAAGGTTTTCATCGCATTCACTCATATCAACATCAGGCAAATAATATCCATAAGAATATTCGCAACGGTAGCACTTGCGTCCACTCTTTCCATAGCGATTCAACGTTTCTTTCGTACAAGCAAAACCGACACCACTTTCGGCGGCACTAGCCTTAGTCCATCCAACAGAGCCGTCGTACATGCGCCCCCACTTGTAATAATCATCCGTACAATATGTTCCTTTAGTCAAGTGGCCCGGAAGCGTATCGCCCACAGAAGAGTTCAGAACAATCATGTCCAAATCATAGCATCCATTTCTAGGAAGGGTCCACCCTAACGTATCGCAATACAAGAACTGCGTCTTATTAGATTCGGTAGCCTTGATTTCATGATAGTTTTCCGCAGAGCAGTTTCCGAGATTATACTTTTTTTGCCAGATGTTATTCAAGTATTCCTTAACTTTGTATGCATCGGTTTTATAGCCAAATCCAGGCACGAAATCATCGAACTTATCGCAACTTGAATTATGATTAAAATAATACGCATAGCTCCAATAAGTCGAGAACAGCGAATCCGTCAAAACATCTTCTTTCAACAAGTCGTCAAGTCCACCCGACCTCCACACATAAGTCTCGTCAAGAACATTCACACCCAACAAGTAGTAATTGTAGTCCCGCAACGTCGAAAGATTCATCTTGCTAAAGTCTTCGTGCAAAGAATCGAGCAGGAACAAATCCGAAATTTCTTTTTGCAGCAAAGCCATCGACGAATCAAACGAAAGTCCACGATCAATATAGCGCTTTAAGCGTTTCGCCTGCATATGCGTCAAGATATTCACGCTTATCGAATCGCCTTTACGAACATCCGCATAAGCTTCTAGAACCTTCCAGCTAGTCATAGGTTCTGTTTCATTATTGTCATAGCAATTGGAATAGAAATAGCCATTCACTTCAAGGTAAACATAGGGCTGTGTAAGTTTGACATTCTCAAGGGAAAAATGCCCAGAATAATCATCCACAAAACCATGGTACGCCACACCTGTTTGCGAAAGCGTGCTATCGACTTCACGCAAAACAACCTCAGTCATAGAATAACCACGCGTTCGATCAACATAACCGACGATGTTATGCGTCGTTTCCTTGGAATTTTCAATTTGCGGGAAATTACTCGAAGTTAAATTATCATCGGAGCAAGAGCATAACAAAGCGCTCACGCCAAAAACAGATACAATTATGGGGATTAATTTATTTTTTGCAGAAAAAATCATATTTCCAACTCACTTCTTATAAAATCAATAATAAAAAATTTGGTATTAAAAACAAGATAAAAAGTGCATAAAAAGAAAGGCGCCCCGAAGGACGCCCAGAACTGTTTTAGTTAAAAGATTTAGCACAGCGAAGCTACAATCTGCAACCCTCAAGGAAGGGTAGTAAACCAAAGCAGCTCGTTTCGGAATAAAACTCGGCTCAAAAGCCCTCGCTTCAATCCCTAAAAACAAATGTATTAAAAATTTAAGAAAATGGCAAGATGTTTGATAGTACAACTTGGAATGGTGCCAGAACCTGTAATCGGGGTCACATTGCCTAAAATTCCATTTTTTAGTAAATTTTAGCGCATGAAATCAGTACCTATAACGCTCCTGACCGGTTACCTGGGAGCCGGCAAAACAACTCTCCTCAACTACGTTCTCAACAATCAGCAGGGCTACCACGTCGCCGTCATCGTAAATGACATTGGCGAAGTGAACATCGACCAGACTTTAATTGAAAAGGGCGGAAACATCACGAAGGAAGATTCGGGCAAGGTTGTCCCGCTTTCGAACGGTTGCATCTGCTGCTCGCTCAAGACCGACTTGATCGAACAAATCGCCGAACTTTTGGAAATGGGCAAGTTCGACTACATCCTCATCGAAGCTAGCGGTATCTGCGAGCCGATTCCTATAGCCCAGACCATTAGCTTTGCAGGTAGCCAGCTCCGCAGCAAAGACGGCAGACCTCTCCCCTGCCATTTGGACAACATCGTGGCAGTCGTTGACGTGCTCCGCCTCGCAGACGAATTTGCCGGTGGCGAAAAGCTCCTCGAAGAAGACCTCGAAGAAGAAGATATCGCAAACTTGCTCATCCAGCAGATTGAATTCTGCAACACGATTATCATGAACAAGGTCGACGCTCTCAGCAAGCACGACTTGGAACACGTGAAGGCCGTCGTGAAGGCTTTGCAGCCGACAGCCAAGATGATCGAGACGAACTACGGCAAGGTCGACATGAAGGACATTCTCGACACGAAGCAGTTCGACTTCAACAAGGTCGCCGAATCGAGCACTTGGGCAATCAAGCTCAACGAAGAAGGTCACGACAACGATGACGATGATGATGACGATCATGACGAACATGAACATCACCACCACGACCATGACGATGACCACGATGAGCACGAGCATCATCATCACGACCATGATGAACACGAGCATCACCATGACCACGACGATGAAGACCACAGCCATTGCGACCATGAACATGGCGTTTGCCACTGCGGCCACCACCACGACAAGGACCATCCGCATGGTGACGAATACGGCATCAGCACGTTCGTGTTCGAAGACCATCGCCCGCTGAACCGCGAAAAGTTCGAAGCATTCCTCGATGACTATCCGACGAGCATTATCCGCACGAAGGGTCTCCTCTGGTTCAGCGACGAACGCAGCGAAAGCTACTTGTTCGAACAGGCAGGCAAGCAGGCCTCCGCCCAGAATTTTGGACGCTGGTTCGCCGCCGAAAGCAAGGCCGAACAGCAGCGCATTCTCGCCGAAAATCCGCAGCTCCAGAAAATCTGGGACGAAAAGTACGGCGACCGCATCATCCGCCTGGTATTCATTGGCCAGCACATGGACAAGAAGAAGATCATCCAGGTGATGAAGGACTGCTTGGACGACTAATTATTGGTCAATAGTCATTGGTCATTAGTTATTAGAATGTAAGACGAGAATCCCCGCGACCGAAGTCGCGGGGATTTTTTCACCAACGGAGTTAAGCAGTTACTTTTCTTCGATTTCTTGCATTTCGATAGCATCGACGTCTGGCGGGAGCGGATTTCTAGAATCTTGTTTTGCTCCAAGACGTTCCAGTTTGCGGCAAGATTGCACTATGCTTGCACCCTTATCATCGAGTTTTGCCATTCCCTTATTGTAAGCATCCTGAGCTTTACCGAGGGCGCTGCCAATATCTTCCATATTTTTCACGAACATGCCCACGCGCTTGAGCACTTCGTTCGCAAGTTCAAAGACCTTTTGCTGGTTTTGAGCCTGTTGCACTTGGCGCCAGGTCATTTTCACCATACGGAGCATCGCGTAAAGGGATTGTTCATCGGCGATGTAGACATTTTTTTCAAAAGCATCACGCCATAACGCATGATCTTCGGCAAGAGCCGTCCAAAGGGCTGCCGCTCGCGGCACAAACATCACGACAAAGTCCATTGTCTTCTTGGGAGCCTTGACATAGCTCGAATAATCCTTTACCGAGAGTTCATTTACGTGTTTGCGGAGGCTTTCGATATGCTTTTTCAAGAGAACTTTGCGCTCGTCAGGATTTTCTGCCTGCATATAGTCCATAAATGCAGCCATAGAAACTTTTGAATCAACGATAACTTCTTTGTACGGGTCCAAATGCACAATCACATCCGGGCGCAACATTGCATTATTCCCTTCAGCACGCACAACGTTACCGTTGGCATCACGGAGTGTTGCCTGCACATCAAAATGTTTCCCTTCCTCAAGACCAAGTGATTCCAGGACTTCTTCAAGAACGCGTTCTCCCCAATCGCCCTGAATTTTGCTATCGTGCTTAAACGCACGCACAAGTTCATTAGCAGCATTCTTGGTTTTGTCATTGGCATCAATGGACTGTTTCAAGACTTCCTTGAGTGAAGAATTCGCTTCGGTCTGTGCGCGGGTCGTGTCGTTCATGGTCTTTTCCATCTTGGCGATGGTTTCCTTGAGCGGGCTTACAAGCTGTTCCATGGTCGCATGACCGGATTCCGAGATCTGCTTTTCGCGCTGTTTAAGCATTTCTTCAGTAGAGTTCTTTACTTGGGCATATAAGCGCTGCGACATTTCCGTAAAACGAGCATTTTGCTCATTTAGCGAAGATTGATGCACTCGTTCCATATCCAGCTTCATACTTTCTAGGCGCTTGGCACTCGCCTCTTTTTCATCGGCTAGAGACTTGGCAGCGGCGGCGCGCTCGTCAGCAATCCGCTTTTCAGCATCGGCTTTTACCATTTCAAGCTGTTTTTCGGTATTTTCTTTAAGTTCTGCGTTTTTAACAGTTTCTGTCGCGAGCTGGCTACGCAGCACAGCGACTTCCTTTTCCATTTCAACATTCGCCTGACGCGCAGCGGCTTCGCGCTGCGAGTTTCCATTACGGGCAAACAAGACGCCGATTACAATTCCGAGGACAGCGCAAATAATGGCTACGGCTATGGTCATGAACATACTCCTTTTAACGTTCTATCAATATATCGCTATTTAAATGCAAAATGTTTAATAAAATTCTAAAAAAATCAACTGGCGAGATCCTTAACCTTGTCCCAGAGCTTGGCGCCAGCATTTTTCACAGACTTGAGACTTTTGCGGGCCTTTCCAAAAAAGCTGTAATTATCAAGTTCGTCTTGCGCGGATTCATTGCCGACGTTTTCAGCGACATTCACAGGCTTATCGCCTTCGTTGTTCTCAACGGACGGATCAGCGCCGGCATCAACAAGCATTTTGACGATACGACCATTCGCATAACGCGCCGCAATATGGAGCGGACGGTTTCCATAAGCATCAACTCGGTTGACATTCGCATTTTTCTTGATCAAGAAAGCCACCAAATCCGTTCTGTTCCGCTGGATGGCGTAAGCAAGCGGTGTTCCGCCCGCATTGTCCATCGCATCGACTTTTGCTCCATGCGAAAGGAGAACGTTCATCCACATCGCCCCATTCTGCATGCTCAAGGCGCGATGCATCAGCGTTTTTCCATTTGCAAAGACTCGATTCGCCGAGCCCACATCGTTTGCAAGCAAGAACTGCAACGATTCCTTTTTCTGACCCATAAGCGCCTTTTCAACAGGCGCCATGCTTTTATACGACAGCATCATATTGGCGCCCTTCGACTTCAGGAATTTCAGGGAGGACACGTCATTATTTTCTACAGCATAATGAATCGCTGCACAACCAGTGTATTTCGACACATAATTGATATTCGCGCCCAACTGCAAATAGGACTTTGCCTGGTCCAAATTACGATGTTTTACAGCAGCCACAAAAAGGCTATCCCTATAGGTATAGTCAAACAGGTATTTCGAGGTTTTGTTGTGGACAAAGGTCATGGGAGTCTGAGCTGAAGAGTTCTTATCATACACGGAAAGGCCAAACGACATCAGCTTTTGAGCGATCGCAAGATCGTTCTTCTTGACAGCCACGAAAAGTGCTGTTTCGCCCAAACGGTTCCTGGCGTGAATATCCGCACCCAATTTCTGCAATTCCGTAAACATCGTAAGATTGCGTGCAACCGCATAATGAATAAGCGGGACGCCATTTTCGTCCTTATCATTGACGCTTGCGCCATACCCAACAACTTCTTTCAGCAAATCAATATTACCCTTCTTGACAGCATCGAAAATCAACTGATTTTTGAGCCTGTAATGGTTCAAGAACTTTTTGTTCACCGCATTCTTCGTCATTTTTTCAGCAAGCACACCTGCTTTATCCGGAGTATTCACGTCAAGACCAAGCGCAATGAGGTGTTTGAGCACAGGCACATTTCCGTTCACAGCTGCATAATGGAGCAAAGTATTGCCTTTTTCATCCGTGTAATGCAAGTCTGCGCCATTTCTATACGCAAGCTTTGCATCAAGCGCAGCAATATTCCCCGCCTTGATGGCGTTCTGGATTTGCTCCACCTTGGTATACGCATCCTGAAGCACAAGCAAACTCTGCTGCGTCTTGGCATAATTCTTCAAATGCTCATAGTTTTCCTGAATCCATTCATGCGGACGCGCCTGGACAAAAGGTTTCGCATAATAAGAGCATCCCGATTCAAGCGCAAGCTCCAACGGGGTACGCCCCATATTATCGGTCAACCGCTCATCAGCGCCATGATGCAACAACGTATCAATCAGCTCCGCAGAGCCAATCCTTACTGCATAATGCAAAGGCGCATCACCAACTGAGTCCTTGCTATTGACAAAGACTCCGTTATTCAACAAATCCGCAACGTACTTGGCGTCGCCCACGGCACAAGCGGAGAATAGCTTTTCCATTTTACGCTTAGGGTCTTTCGGAATGTAGCCGTTATCGTACAAGACAAAATAAGCCACAGAAATCAAAAGCGCAGCACCAATCAACGTAAAAAGCAAGCCCCAAAGTCTTACTCGACGGGCTTTTACCAAAGCAACCTGCGAATACATCGCTGTTTCACGCGCTCTCTGTTGCGTTGAATCGCGCTCACGCTGCAGAGTTGTAATCTGCTGAGTCAACCCGACAAGAGTCCCCTCCAAAGTCGGCACAACAACATTCTTGACAAGCCCCAATGCATACGCATACGAGTCAATCACATAATCGCTCATCACGCGATCAAGCCTGGAATTTTCGGCAAAAAACTGTTTCTGCTTGCGAATGCAGAGGTTCAGGTCACTGCGATTGCTTGCAAAACCGAGCATGGAACTCCCCACGCCCAGCTGCTCCGCAAGCACAATCGACGAACGGTATTCATAAAACGACTCGCCGAGTTCATCGGCAAGCAACCCCCGCAATCTATGATCGCAGACAATGCCGTTACCATAAGTATCGACAAGCTGACGCATGATAATATGTAAGGGGCGCTTATTCATTTACTGTTCGTTTCCTTTTTTGTTGATTATCCCGGCAAGGCTCATGTCGTCCTTGCTGCCGTGCAAGCTCATATCGCTGAAGCCTTCGTCCATACGGGCGACCGCCTGCTCTTTACCGATATCCAGATACATTTGCAAAAGCCGCATATAGAACCGGTTCAGACATTCAGGAGCTACATCGTAATCGCCTACAGAATCCTCGATTCCATCGCTACACGCAAACACCGCAAACGGGAAATGCCCTGTACCGTCAAATGCGTAGCGGAACGAGTCCGCGGGATTCTTATCGCAAAGCGATGTCGTGTAGTTCAAGAAACACGTTGAATCCCACGGCACTGGCGGAGTCCAGTTTTCATAAGGCTCGGCGCTATCGTTCAAGCAAAGCAGTCTGCCATCGCCCACGTGAATCGCAAGCCAGCCCCACCGCGTCTGCACATAAGCCATCAGCGTCGAGCCATAAGCCTTCACCAAGTCGTTTTTGCCCAAGAGTTCCTTCTCAGCATCGGTCAGCGGGTTTTCTTGGGCGTCCTGCTGGATGGCGGCAACCCACTTTTCGCAAATTCGACGGCACACGTCGCGGATTAGATTTTCTTGCGGCTGGATATTCCCAATCTGTTGCTGATACAGCATTGCTTGCTCTTCGCGAAGCTTCGCTGTTTCGGATTTTTCCTCCGATTTTTCAGACCAACAGGAATCCCCCACATCCGTGCGGGCTGTCACCGCCCCCGTCCGATTTCCAAGGAACTTGCGGGCATCTTCGGATTGCATAAACTGCATAAGTTCATCCTTTGCAATTCCTGCCGCAAGCCTTGCCCCAACATCACTCCGGACGTAAGACGATGAACCATGCCCATCGCATACCACGATCAACTGGATTTCGCCATCATTATATTCTAGCGAGAAATCCTGGCACGGGATATTTGCAGGCAAATGCTTCGCCCCGACTTTGCTCACCGCAAACGTTTCAGCATTTTGCATACACATTTCAGACTCCCTAGTTCCAGCCGGACCAGTCATTGGAACCGGAATTGGCCGTACTTGAACCCACATCGACTCCTGAAAGCGATGCATCGTTTGCAACCGTATTCGAAATTGACTGTGCGACAAGCTGGTTCTGCGTTACCATTGCGGCGCCGACAGATGCACTTTGGCTTGCCACCGTTGTCGCAGACACGCTGACCGTATGAATCATCTTCTTGAGCTGATCCACATTGTGAACCGTGATGACCGATTCCGAACTGCCCGTAAATTCCCGGAGCACATCATTATTGGCGTCGTCACCGATGGCGATAGCCACCTTCACACCAGCCTTGAACCAGCGATTCCCCTTGAGCTTTTCCAACTTACGGACATAGCCATCCGTCGGAGCGCCGTCCGAAAGGAGGACAATGGCAGGTGCGCGGCACCCTGTTTTTTCGCCCATAAATCCATTAGACCTGGAAAGTTTAGCGTCCAATTCTGCACAGGCACTACCAAACGATGTCGTACCACTTGCACTCAAATCCTGCCACTGGAACTTTTCGGCTTCAATCGGCTGTTCGTACATCCAGTTGACAGCGCTACTGAACTCAAGCACGGCAATCTTGATTTGCGAATCGCCGCAATTCTTGGAGATGTCGCCCACATCGTCAAGAGCGTCACGAACCGCCGTATTGAGCGATGCAATCTTTGAACCGGACATACTGCCCGACGTATCCACCATAAAAATCAGATGCGTGACACGACGCGGGATCGGTTCCAACGCAAACGGGTCTTTTGTAGCCATATTCTATTCTCCTTTTATTCAATAACGGCAGTTTCGCCTTGATTTCCAAACTTGATCTTGTAACCTTTGCGGGCAGGCATGCCCTGACCATCCGCAACGACTCGCTGAGTGCCGTCCAAACACGTCACCGTCCAGGATTCGCCAGAATTATTGCAAAGCCCCACCTCATTGTTCTTGATGACGGTTCTGCCAACGACCTTGTCGTAATCGGTCGAGCCGTGGACTAGACATTCATGGAGCTTCTGCTCCATCATCAGCGGAATTTTAAACTTGCCTACGCGCAACATTCTATAATCTCCAAATGACTTATCGCAGTAAGCACACTTTTTGTCAACACAATCCGGGTCCGCAAATGAAAATTTTCCGCATTTCGGGCATTTGACAAAATCCGCACGCACCTGCAGCAAAATATCGCGCCATTCCTTATCCTTCACGCGGAGGTCTCCGTTTTGCAGAGCAGCCTTGCTGAACGTCTTGCAGAAAGCATCGCGCAACACCTTCGGATAGATATCCCAACGGCGCATCACATTCTTATGCAGGCTCGGATCCGGCGCATTGCTCTTGTCGTTTGGATCCATAATAAATACGGCGTTATACCCCAAAAGTTGCCTTGCCATTTCCGGGTCGTTATCACACGGGCAAGAGAGATAACGCCTGCCTTCAAACGGACGGTTCATATAAATCAAAATGAAAAGGCAAACCGCAAGCGAATGGTAATCCGTCACTTTGCGCGGTCGGGACTGTCCTTCGACAATTTCGGGTGCCATATACCCCGCCTTGCCAAGAATGCCGAGGTCGTCGGTGCCATCGGGAGCCACGTTATCGTTATCGCAAATTAGCACATCACCCGTTTTGGGGTTAATAAAGAAGTTGCCATCGTTCATGTCCTGGTAGCTATAACCGTCGCGATGCAGGTCCAAAAATGCCTTCACGAGTTGCATACAGGCGTTCAGCTGGGCATTCACATCGGCAAAACGAGCGGTCACCAAAATGAACTTGCTCATGTCCACATAGCCTGCGGGGCGGATTTTCATCAAATAGCCAAAACCACCATTGGGGTCTTCGGCGACAGCCATCGGCCAAATAAAGTGTTCGTTCGGCGTCTGGCGATTCGCATTGCGCTTCAGATTTTCACGGAAACGCTCACTCACCTTTTGCGTGTACCATTTTAACGCATACTCACTACCATTATAATTGACAGCGTAAACGATTCCCTGACCGCCGCGCCCCAATTCACGGACAACTTGACAAGTGTCACCGCCAGCGAGCGCGACCACATCCCCTTTTTTCAATTCAGACATAAAGCCTCCCAAAAATTTCTTCATCATTTCTATCGATTCGAGGGGGTAAAATGTCAAGTGTTTTTCAAGAAATAATAGGTCCTTCCGCCTTCGGCGTCAGGATGACGAGATGCGGGTGTCAGGATGACGAGAGGCGGAGCCTCTGGATGACGAGAAGCGAGTGTCAAGATGACGCGAAACGCGAGTTTTTAAAATTTTTCAAGAATTTTTAGAACTACCCCTTGCCATGTGCAATTTGGATTGATATTTTTGTGTCATGATGAATTTCGTAACAAGTGCAACTATGAACCGTCGTTGGTGGCGCGGACTCTAACATAGAGCCCGGTATTTGTTACAAATCACCCAAGATTTTTAGGCAAAGGCTTCCGGACTCACGGAGGCCTTCCTTTTTACCGAAAATTGACGAAATCCTCCGGGAAATAAAGCCTTTGCAAAAGCAAACGAGTTTTAAAACTAGAGGATTAAAATGACTAAGATTACTCACATCACCGAACGCCCGGGTTACGCTCCGCGTACTGACAGCATTTACGTTGCACTCCCCGGTGAACGTTACACCCCGTTTTCACTCGCCAAGAAGCTCGGCGCAAAGGCCATCTTCGAATCGGCAAGCTTCGACCACGGTCGCAGCCGTTATTCGACCTTGATGGTGGACGAAGGGTTTCGCCTGCGCCAGAACGACAAGAACGTGAGCATTGTCGTGGACGGCAAGGAAAGCGAATTTTTGGCTGAAGGTGATGGCGATATTCTCGACGCCTTGCTCAAGATTTCTGCCGAAAATACGGTGCCGCCCAACCAAATTCCTATTCCGTCTTCGGGCGTGGGCTACCTCGGCTACGAATTCTGCGCCCGCTGCGATACGATCCGCCTTGCACCGCAAGTTGACGAACTCAACATCCCCGAAGCGGAATTTTTGGTCGGCCACATTTACATTGTGTTTGACCACTTCACCGAAAAGCTTCACTTGTTCGCCCTGAACTACGAAGAACACCAGATTGACCTGAAAGCCGCAATTGAAAAGGTGAAAGCCCGCCTTGCAGACCTTGACTTTAGCTACCTCGCTCCGGAAAAGCAGTACAGCAAAGGCATTACCATGACCGACCTCGAACAGTCCCGCAAGGAATACGTGGAAAAGGTCGCCGCTTTGCAGAAGCACATCGTGGCAGGCAACATCGTTCAGGCTGTGCCATCCCGCCGCATCCAGTTCGCAAGCGATATCGAAGCCCT includes:
- a CDS encoding GTP-binding protein → MKSVPITLLTGYLGAGKTTLLNYVLNNQQGYHVAVIVNDIGEVNIDQTLIEKGGNITKEDSGKVVPLSNGCICCSLKTDLIEQIAELLEMGKFDYILIEASGICEPIPIAQTISFAGSQLRSKDGRPLPCHLDNIVAVVDVLRLADEFAGGEKLLEEDLEEEDIANLLIQQIEFCNTIIMNKVDALSKHDLEHVKAVVKALQPTAKMIETNYGKVDMKDILDTKQFDFNKVAESSTWAIKLNEEGHDNDDDDDDDHDEHEHHHHDHDDDHDEHEHHHHDHDEHEHHHDHDDEDHSHCDHEHGVCHCGHHHDKDHPHGDEYGISTFVFEDHRPLNREKFEAFLDDYPTSIIRTKGLLWFSDERSESYLFEQAGKQASAQNFGRWFAAESKAEQQRILAENPQLQKIWDEKYGDRIIRLVFIGQHMDKKKIIQVMKDCLDD
- the rmuC gene encoding DNA recombination protein RmuC — its product is MTIAVAIICAVLGIVIGVLFARNGNSQREAAARQANVEMEKEVAVLRSQLATETVKNAELKENTEKQLEMVKADAEKRIADERAAAAKSLADEKEASAKRLESMKLDMERVHQSSLNEQNARFTEMSQRLYAQVKNSTEEMLKQREKQISESGHATMEQLVSPLKETIAKMEKTMNDTTRAQTEANSSLKEVLKQSIDANDKTKNAANELVRAFKHDSKIQGDWGERVLEEVLESLGLEEGKHFDVQATLRDANGNVVRAEGNNAMLRPDVIVHLDPYKEVIVDSKVSMAAFMDYMQAENPDERKVLLKKHIESLRKHVNELSVKDYSSYVKAPKKTMDFVVMFVPRAAALWTALAEDHALWRDAFEKNVYIADEQSLYAMLRMVKMTWRQVQQAQNQQKVFELANEVLKRVGMFVKNMEDIGSALGKAQDAYNKGMAKLDDKGASIVQSCRKLERLGAKQDSRNPLPPDVDAIEMQEIEEK
- a CDS encoding ankyrin repeat domain-containing protein, translating into MNKRPLHIIMRQLVDTYGNGIVCDHRLRGLLADELGESFYEYRSSIVLAEQLGVGSSMLGFASNRSDLNLCIRKQKQFFAENSRLDRVMSDYVIDSYAYALGLVKNVVVPTLEGTLVGLTQQITTLQRERDSTQQRARETAMYSQVALVKARRVRLWGLLFTLIGAALLISVAYFVLYDNGYIPKDPKRKMEKLFSACAVGDAKYVADLLNNGVFVNSKDSVGDAPLHYAVRIGSAELIDTLLHHGADERLTDNMGRTPLELALESGCSYYAKPFVQARPHEWIQENYEHLKNYAKTQQSLLVLQDAYTKVEQIQNAIKAGNIAALDAKLAYRNGADLHYTDEKGNTLLHYAAVNGNVPVLKHLIALGLDVNTPDKAGVLAEKMTKNAVNKKFLNHYRLKNQLIFDAVKKGNIDLLKEVVGYGASVNDKDENGVPLIHYAVARNLTMFTELQKLGADIHARNRLGETALFVAVKKNDLAIAQKLMSFGLSVYDKNSSAQTPMTFVHNKTSKYLFDYTYRDSLFVAAVKHRNLDQAKSYLQLGANINYVSKYTGCAAIHYAVENNDVSSLKFLKSKGANMMLSYKSMAPVEKALMGQKKESLQFLLANDVGSANRVFANGKTLMHRALSMQNGAMWMNVLLSHGAKVDAMDNAGGTPLAYAIQRNRTDLVAFLIKKNANVNRVDAYGNRPLHIAARYANGRIVKMLVDAGADPSVENNEGDKPVNVAENVGNESAQDELDNYSFFGKARKSLKSVKNAGAKLWDKVKDLAS
- a CDS encoding fibrobacter succinogenes major paralogous domain-containing protein, translating into MKLNVLGIVLCLLALMGCSEVSKGVNIESEDNAPEYELNKLVGVASFISSEDYNSIDRGGTKYEVTLYELDSSASWTGREFTTYVTYPNVFKFENLKLQSSNIVMCVRNKMSRSGYWSFADLSRVDSVYVNFMTNMEYNRILYLMKKGIPSDSAERTAQHEIMEYMLSTSLDIKLSNQIEGNEKDAELQAVWQMLSRIPYTRLSSQLSSDTAVFWMLETDSAKIDTFKTKYADMIEGNLWVKSIPKTDYLVTKLSGYVFGQTNGLGECSDKNDGEVKKVTNPLSRYVERPYMCSKDTGWICPNGTFQELYGIEKGHDGEVIKANFTSFLYAYDSIQGKWVSAHVEQGIACVSSKFGMVLASESMGKPSYLVCKAEDNAPDYLHWAATGTEEDYIAYWSRNLKCELGIVQKLPNDSTIEVVCVDGKFRKATDIDKTGSVLELEKIANPCGEKEEVRRGKTDSTLYFYCNNGEMGYSNEMEYTLGYGCNANHVGYHQYQNSIYYCNKFTWKYATDSLVKGVLVDSRDNSEYKTIGIGNQVWMAENLNYEVEPSWCYGDSLEYCEKYGRLYQWDGILGASAKVENVCPEGFHVPSNKEWDELNAFVNLWFHGNSYSARKVLLSSDPKEFDNIVHVGDDLVGFTGIYAGHRTANGFFTGRLTSAYFCSADMNEEGSAYIYMLRQDEFDLTKYAQKTTSNCNVRCVKD